The sequence below is a genomic window from Silene latifolia isolate original U9 population chromosome 7, ASM4854445v1, whole genome shotgun sequence.
ATCGATCGTGGCCCTTATAAACGTACTTGTACATGTATTTAACTGCTTTAATGGTAGAACATATTTCTACGTTTAAGTGACAGTCATATTTGGCTAAAAGAAAAGGATTGTATGGAACAACCCATTGATTATTGAGCTCTGATCCTCGAACAATTACATGAACGCCGGTATTTCTTCTACGATATATAGGATATGAATCACGGCCATTAGTTGTCCTATCTGCAAACTCACGAGGGTAGTGGTTTTTACATCTATCATTTCTCATGCAGGGATTTGAAGAGGTAGCTCTACCGCAAGGTCCGTGCATCATGTGGCGAACAACTAAAGAGTATAGATGTGGGTTTTCAGCATTGTTAGGCAACTATGCACAGACGAAGTCGTCATATTGATCCGGAGTCCTTATTTTACTCGTCGAATCAAGAATGATTAGAAAATGGGCATGTGGCAGAccttttttttgaaattcaacGACGTAAACATATCCAGCTACATGGCCAAATATTTTACGCACGCAGATGTCTTTCTTTAACACAAACAATTTCGCTCGAAAGACCCGCGAAATAAGGTCAGGTTTGTTCTGAGCTTCCTCAAAAGGCGATAGTTCTCGCTCAATTTCTGGCCAACGGGGGTTGCATGTCATCGTCAGAAATATATCTGGCTTTCCGTATCGCTGCACTACAGCCATCGAAGAAAGATAGCGACGTCTAAAATCACGATCACATCCAATGAAGGTGGCTGGCAATATGACGCAACGACCAATGTTCGCACCAGATCTCTGCCCAGTGGCATGACTATCTATAATTCCTTGATATAAGTCAGCTCGAATTATATTCTGATTATTTTTTATATAATCGAATCGAGTCGTCTCAATTTTAATATACATATCAACCGTATATTGTTGCAGAAGACGACCACTTCTTAACAATATCAAAGAATCAGCGGGACGAATCTGAAGTCGATATCAGTAATATTCTCTGCAGGAGACTTTTTCCTCTGACTCCGAAGTACCTGCCACTGTCAGTAGAAGGCAGTGAACGGTATTGGATTGAGGAGAAGAGATAGGAAAAAAAATATCTTGAAAAAGAGAATATAAAGATGCGGACCTTGTTCTTCGTTCTGAAGCAAATCGTCCGCTGTTTGTATTAGAATTTCATTGACCGGAAAATAGGGCAATCAGGACGACATCGACGATTGGAATTGAATTGATAGATACGACGATGACAACCTATTTCGCCAAAAGGAAATAAAATAGGGTACTGTAATGGATCATAACAACCGTAATAGTGTAGTATTCTGTGACTTGTTCCAGAAAGTGCATGTACAACTACGTCATGTCGCGGAGGAGCTGATGAATTTTCATCATCAATCCAAATTGCAGCAACCTGGGATGTCGTCGAGGCATTATGAGTTCTTTGATCTTGAAAAGGATCCGATTTTATTATGATACGGCTTTCGTCATCTATACCGATGTTCCTCAACGATCTAAAGAATCGCGTGTAAGGATTCAACTCCATAATGCCCATCAAAGCCTGAACTACGCGACGCTCTATATCTGATAAAATCTGTAGTCTGTGCCATAATTCTAAATCTGTATCAAAGAAATAGAGTTGGATATAGCGCGGTCGCTCGGCAGTAGGCAAAATGTCATTGATGAAATGATACGCCTGACCCTGAACTCTAAACGTATAGATGCCGCGATTTCTCTGCGCAAGTTCACGGTCCCTTTTTACTCCGAATGAAGTAAAAGCAAAAGAACTATTGTACAACATCACGTACTTTATGAAATTTTGGGATATAAAATCATTTGACAGGAATAGTAGACAGAGATTATTTGGCGGAACGGTTTGTGCAAGGCGTATATCTCCATGACAGCAACAAAAGCTTTGCAATTCATTTTTGAGCAGTTTTGCACCGCAGTAGCGACACAACGACGGTAAGGGAAAAACATATGGCTTAGAAGGTGGATTTGGAAAACCTTCAAAGACGTAAATAATTTTAGATAATGCGCACAGAATGAAGTTGTATACGATGAAGGTTAAATGATATTTACCCTTTCGACTAATATTTGACGaaacatgtttttttttcttcGGTTGCTGACTTGCACGAGAACACGATGCAACGTGCTTTAATATATTCATACTAAAGAACTATTTTACAAAGAAGAAGTTATTTAATAGAAGCAATAACTAAAATCTTACAAGGACCAagtaaaatataaaaaataaacaaatattACAAAGTGACAAATTTCAAAGTTTTTCAAAAAAATGCTATTAAGTAATCGAGACCGTAAATTTGTTGTAAAACAATATAAgtacttttttttattattcagAATATGCATGCGGCAAATTTTAATATATTATTTTAATGAGTAATACCTACAGATGTAGCGTCAATAAAATTGTCCGAACAATTTGTTGAATAAATATTATTCTATGTGTTAGAATAACTTATTTATATAGGTTCCAATATAACGCATCACACAAACCACTACTTTTGAATATGTCATCCCTCTGTCCGTGAAAGTTATGATCGCGTCGGCAGAAATAGAGAATTTAAGCTAAGATAGGAAATTTGAATTCCACAACAATGACAACTACAAAAAAATTATTacttgaattataattatatagaGGTACTAACCTTTGGATTTTGCGTAGCGATTTGTGAAGGTAGTTTTGCTTTATCCCCAACAAGCGCATTTAGATTTATTTTCAAATTCTACTTACTGCAAATAGCAAAAGTGAGTTAGAAACATAAACGACTGGTAGCTTCTTAACCACAATATAAGGAcggttattttattttaaataaagcatataaaataCATTCTACAAAGAAATAGTCTcatacactacgccaaataatcgGTGCAACAACGattagataaggtgatataccgttgtaatacaaaatacggaaccgttattacatcgaccgttgttatttCGCGACCACGGTTGTTTAAAAGGCGGAaccgttatgaaatgtaaataacgggttcagataaccgtaatacaatattaagaacggttcaaaaaccgttgtctataatattgaaaccgtggtagtatttgtctgaatgctctacggaaacctatgacaacggttttactgaaacacaaccgttgtaaaatagtaaatatgacaacggtttatgcttattaaaccgttttaaatgtcatgaattcgacaacggtttgtGATTTTTAAACCGTTAcattatggatgaatatgtcaacgggtttctatttaaatgcgaccgttttcaatagatttattgaccacggttttatttttaaccgtgatcgaatttataaatatttttttaaaaaaattgttttagcaggttccagcagctgctgaaatgctaatttttgcagtagcgggttccgctgaaatgctactgctgaaatgctactgcaaaatagcatttcagcagctgtgcattgcaaaatttcaatcctgcaatatcaaaatattacacagattgatctattcaacccagcatcaaaatattataaacagaaTATATACACACATTCATAATGAGCGAACTATTGACACTcgggtaatgaaagaaaataagtggcccacttatttctcatgtcgtCGAGGTCTTtcttcgaataggttgggtctttgttgttgattgtaggtgggaactacaaatcaaaatatacttaatcaaaatagacagaataagtggaatattacacagaattaaacccaagttacgtttgaaatagttattaaaacacactaac
It includes:
- the LOC141590142 gene encoding uncharacterized protein LOC141590142: MLYNSSFAFTSFGVKRDRELAQRNRGIYTFRVQGQAYHFINDILPTAERPRYIQLYFFDTDLELWHRLQILSDIERRVVQALMGIMELNPYTRFFRSLRNIGIDDESRIIIKSDPFQDQRTHNASTTSQVAAIWIDDENSSAPPRHDVVVHALSGTSHRILHYYDSHATGQRSGANIGRCVILPATFIGCDRDFRRRYLSSMAVVQRYGKPDIFLTMTCNPRWPEIERELSPFEEAQNKPDLISRVFRAKLFVLKKDICVRKIFGHVAGYVYVVEFQKKDRTTNGRDSYPIYRRRNTGVHVIVRGSELNNQWVVPYNPFLLAKYDCHLNVEICSTIKAVKYMYKYVYKGHDRLSFAVTDPSNQSSFDEITAYQSAYWITPPEATWRIFGFHLNEIHPNVVPLQVHLPNMQTVSFHPWESLGNVLDDDARKRTMLTAFFERNLNDNFAKTLLYNQFPEHYVWHDRKRDKFWTPREKGFALGRLV